From one Thermodesulfobacteriota bacterium genomic stretch:
- a CDS encoding thiamine pyrophosphate-dependent enzyme — MSLDITRINPAFADVMPQEYKDLVADGPFGRQLGVRDLGTFQELLEEHPLCAGCNLALAFRALVASLPNPEDSVLVGSTGCNSIAFPQLALHNVHSLFGNQNAVASGLKRALTLRFPGRVKDVVVVAGDGATADIGLDMTLHSWFRGEKITTVMLDNEVYANTGGQESGMTAQGEVRNMAPTGKKFEKIRLPDLAVDAGCAYVAVANTGNLARLGKVFRRAVLVAREVGPTYLQVYTPCPTNLKMNPAGSVGLAKERGKKDYGFREHLTPEAEQCLAAREGTAGSGEEEKNAP; from the coding sequence ATGTCCCTCGACATCACCCGCATCAACCCGGCGTTCGCCGACGTGATGCCGCAAGAGTACAAGGACCTGGTGGCCGACGGCCCCTTCGGCCGGCAGCTGGGGGTCCGGGACCTGGGCACCTTCCAGGAGCTCCTGGAGGAACACCCCCTGTGCGCCGGCTGCAACCTGGCCCTGGCCTTCCGCGCCCTGGTGGCCTCCCTGCCCAACCCCGAGGACTCGGTGCTGGTGGGCTCCACCGGCTGCAACAGCATCGCCTTCCCCCAGCTCGCCCTCCACAACGTCCACTCCCTCTTCGGCAACCAGAACGCCGTCGCCAGCGGCCTCAAGCGCGCCCTCACCTTGCGCTTTCCGGGCCGGGTGAAGGACGTCGTCGTGGTGGCCGGGGACGGAGCCACGGCCGACATCGGCCTCGACATGACGCTCCACTCCTGGTTCCGGGGCGAGAAGATCACCACCGTCATGCTCGACAACGAGGTGTACGCCAACACCGGCGGCCAGGAGAGCGGCATGACCGCCCAGGGGGAGGTGCGCAACATGGCCCCCACCGGCAAGAAGTTCGAGAAGATCCGCCTGCCGGATCTGGCCGTGGACGCGGGGTGTGCCTACGTCGCCGTGGCCAATACCGGCAATCTCGCCCGCCTCGGCAAGGTCTTCCGCCGGGCCGTACTCGTGGCCCGGGAGGTCGGGCCCACCTACCTCCAGGTCTACACGCCGTGCCCCACCAACCTGAAGATGAACCCCGCGGGCTCCGTGGGCCTGGCCAAGGAGCGGGGGAAAAAGGACTACGGCTTTCGGGAGCACCTGACGCCCGAGGCCGAGCAATGCCTCGCCGCCCGGGAGGGCACGGCTGGCTCCGGGGAAGAGGAGAAGAACGCACCATGA
- a CDS encoding universal stress protein, whose product MIKRILVVLAGTRYTPVAIRTAVDLAQRHGAELTGATAVEVDAAERLGGTRTGVFAEALTVQGIRRSVAEFEAACTARGVTHQVRWETGEDFGEILSLSRHHDLLVFGLRSVFEYEFGDRDPGVTLTRLLGGCCSPMVAVPGADRPVRRVLVAHNGSVGSALALQRFLQSGAWRSASLRIAVLGEAAGNDQEVLREAAAYCRAHGLAPDLQHLPGEHLHKLLPQAAQWGADLIVMDSGARLLLASQVLGVTTVHAVRHADQALFLA is encoded by the coding sequence ATGATCAAGCGCATCTTGGTCGTTCTGGCCGGTACCAGGTACACGCCCGTGGCGATTCGGACCGCCGTGGACCTGGCCCAGCGCCACGGGGCCGAACTGACCGGCGCCACCGCGGTGGAGGTGGACGCCGCGGAGCGCCTGGGGGGCACCCGCACGGGCGTGTTCGCCGAGGCTCTCACCGTGCAGGGCATCCGCCGTTCCGTGGCGGAGTTTGAAGCGGCGTGCACGGCGCGCGGCGTCACGCATCAGGTCCGCTGGGAGACGGGGGAGGACTTCGGCGAGATCCTGTCGCTCTCCCGGCATCACGACCTCCTGGTCTTCGGGCTGCGCAGCGTGTTCGAGTACGAGTTCGGGGACCGGGATCCCGGCGTCACCCTCACAAGGCTCCTCGGCGGCTGCTGCTCCCCGATGGTCGCCGTCCCCGGCGCAGACCGCCCGGTTCGCAGGGTGCTGGTCGCGCACAACGGCTCGGTGGGGTCCGCGCTCGCGCTGCAGAGGTTCCTCCAGTCGGGCGCCTGGCGCAGCGCGTCGCTGCGGATCGCCGTCCTGGGCGAAGCCGCCGGCAACGACCAGGAGGTGCTGCGCGAGGCCGCGGCCTACTGCCGGGCCCACGGCCTCGCGCCGGACCTCCAACACCTTCCGGGCGAGCACCTCCACAAGCTGCTTCCCCAGGCCGCGCAGTGGGGCGCCGACCTCATCGTCATGGACAGCGGTGCCCGCCTCCTGCTGGCGAGCCAGGTGCTCGGTGTAACCACGGTGCACGCCGTCCGCCACGCGGACCAGGCGCTCTTCCTCGCCTAG
- a CDS encoding 2-oxoacid:acceptor oxidoreductase family protein — protein sequence MRIDLRMSGLGGQGLVTAANLLGMAAVNDGHCSVVVPFFGAEKRLAPTESYVRISDEKIHERGEVGYPNAIVVFHPDVILQDKCFTMPFYSGFRRGGWLIVNADRPLLSERDAGALADLEARVLYVPASRIAREVAGTELATNMAILGAVVGATGAVTLESLEQAMAQRFGGAKFVASGTTAVLDDVLRRKYAKVKDLVDKNMESIRVALAFVQNGKG from the coding sequence ATGCGGATCGACCTCAGGATGTCGGGCCTGGGCGGCCAGGGCCTGGTGACGGCGGCCAACCTGCTGGGCATGGCCGCGGTGAACGACGGCCACTGCAGCGTGGTGGTCCCGTTTTTCGGAGCCGAGAAGCGGCTGGCGCCCACCGAGAGCTACGTGCGGATCAGCGACGAGAAGATCCACGAGCGGGGCGAGGTGGGTTACCCCAACGCCATCGTCGTCTTCCACCCCGACGTGATCCTCCAGGACAAGTGCTTCACCATGCCGTTCTACTCCGGGTTCCGGCGGGGCGGCTGGCTCATCGTCAACGCCGACCGGCCCCTGCTCTCGGAGCGGGACGCGGGGGCCCTGGCCGATCTCGAGGCCCGGGTCCTCTACGTGCCGGCGTCGCGCATCGCCCGGGAGGTGGCCGGCACCGAACTCGCCACGAACATGGCGATTCTGGGAGCCGTGGTGGGGGCCACCGGGGCCGTGACCCTGGAGAGCCTCGAACAGGCCATGGCCCAGCGCTTCGGCGGGGCGAAGTTCGTGGCCTCGGGCACCACGGCGGTCCTCGACGACGTGCTGCGCCGCAAGTACGCCAAGGTCAAAGACCTTGTCGACAAGAACATGGAGTCGATCCGCGTGGCCCTGGCGTTCGTCCAGAACGGGAAGGGGTGA
- a CDS encoding transcriptional regulator translates to MELKKRRLVTVVTEASLEGRVTSDALRLGAKGFTCCEARGEGHRGARSGEWEGSRNVRIEVVCGEPVAQALVRHLLDTYYADYAMIVYLADVEVIRPEKF, encoded by the coding sequence ATGGAGCTCAAGAAGCGCCGGCTCGTCACGGTGGTGACCGAGGCCTCCCTTGAGGGACGGGTCACTTCAGACGCCCTGCGGCTGGGGGCCAAGGGGTTCACCTGCTGCGAGGCCCGGGGCGAAGGGCACCGGGGGGCGCGGTCGGGGGAGTGGGAGGGGAGCCGCAACGTACGCATCGAGGTGGTGTGCGGCGAGCCCGTCGCCCAGGCCCTGGTGCGCCACCTCCTGGATACCTACTACGCCGACTACGCCATGATCGTGTATCTGGCCGACGTCGAGGTCATCCGGCCGGAGAAGTTCTGA
- a CDS encoding AAA family ATPase, giving the protein MPFFSMSASEFVEMIVGVGAARVRDLFKQAREHAPAIVFIDELDAIGRARGQMAVGGSSEQEQTLNQILTEMDGFSPREGVIVLAATHQPEVLDKALLRPGRFDRRVVVNLPDKAGREAILKVHTRSVPLASDANSPPRPRGSRART; this is encoded by the coding sequence GTGCCGTTCTTCTCCATGAGCGCCTCGGAGTTCGTAGAGATGATCGTAGGCGTGGGGGCGGCGAGGGTGCGAGACCTCTTCAAGCAGGCCCGCGAGCACGCCCCCGCGATCGTCTTCATCGACGAGCTCGACGCCATCGGCCGTGCGCGGGGCCAGATGGCGGTCGGAGGATCGAGTGAGCAGGAGCAGACGCTCAACCAGATCCTGACCGAGATGGACGGCTTCTCCCCCAGGGAGGGCGTCATCGTGCTGGCCGCGACCCATCAGCCCGAGGTGCTCGACAAGGCGCTCCTGCGGCCTGGGCGTTTCGACCGGCGCGTGGTCGTGAACCTCCCGGACAAGGCCGGGCGCGAGGCGATCCTCAAGGTGCACACCCGCAGCGTCCCGCTCGCCAGTGACGCCAACTCGCCGCCGCGACCCCGGGGCTCTCGGGCGCGGACCTGA
- a CDS encoding pyruvate carboxyltransferase, producing the protein MMQIPGAAVLADTTLRDGLQHEERFVATDAKVWLAEQLVLAGCRRLEVTNYGNPRRMPQFRDADRLLKALRASKILGPLAAGVELTAVTIREQAVERAIQARRDGYGPDRLLLMVATSDAYQRTSSGLSAGEYWRMCERYLPQIRDAGMKVCGAVTTIWGCPLQGRTETATALEFTRRWLELGAGDVEHADHDGSATPDRVYEYFSELLQAFPEPHRHVAHFHTTRGWGLANVLAALQAGMHQFEASLGGIGGQPATLVDGVPVPGVGASYSADDSVTGLVSTEDLAAMLDGMEVATGLDLGRLLETGRTLERILGRRLRSESVRSGPRCRDRSGRQCGAPETPAAPAEVRP; encoded by the coding sequence ATGATGCAGATCCCGGGAGCCGCTGTCCTCGCCGACACCACGCTGCGCGACGGCCTGCAGCACGAGGAGCGCTTCGTGGCCACCGACGCCAAGGTGTGGCTCGCCGAGCAACTGGTGCTGGCCGGGTGCCGGCGCCTGGAGGTGACGAACTACGGCAACCCCCGGCGCATGCCCCAGTTTCGAGACGCGGACCGGCTGCTGAAGGCGCTGCGCGCGAGCAAGATCCTGGGCCCCCTGGCCGCAGGGGTCGAGCTGACCGCTGTCACCATCCGGGAGCAGGCCGTGGAGCGGGCCATCCAGGCTCGCCGCGACGGCTACGGACCCGACCGGCTCCTGCTCATGGTGGCGACGAGCGACGCCTACCAGCGCACCAGCTCGGGCCTCTCCGCCGGCGAGTACTGGCGGATGTGCGAGCGGTACCTGCCGCAGATCCGCGATGCGGGGATGAAGGTGTGCGGGGCCGTGACCACGATCTGGGGGTGCCCGCTGCAAGGCCGCACCGAGACCGCCACCGCCCTGGAGTTCACCCGCCGCTGGCTGGAGCTGGGCGCCGGCGACGTGGAGCACGCCGACCACGACGGCTCCGCCACTCCGGACCGGGTGTACGAGTACTTCTCCGAGCTCCTCCAAGCGTTCCCCGAGCCGCACCGTCACGTGGCCCACTTCCATACCACCCGCGGCTGGGGGCTCGCCAACGTTCTCGCCGCGCTGCAGGCCGGGATGCACCAGTTCGAGGCTAGCCTCGGAGGCATCGGCGGCCAGCCCGCCACCCTGGTGGACGGCGTGCCCGTGCCAGGGGTCGGCGCCTCCTACTCGGCGGACGACTCGGTCACCGGGCTGGTGAGCACCGAGGACCTCGCCGCCATGCTGGACGGGATGGAGGTGGCAACCGGGCTGGACCTGGGCCGGCTCCTCGAGACCGGCCGCACTCTCGAGCGCATCCTGGGGCGGCGCCTGCGCTCCGAGAGCGTGCGCTCGGGGCCGCGTTGCAGGGACCGCTCCGGCCGCCAATGCGGAGCGCCGGAAACCCCGGCGGCGCCCGCCGAGGTTCGGCCGTGA
- a CDS encoding ATP-dependent metallopeptidase FtsH/Yme1/Tma family protein, which yields MPPRRTWLWFALILGANFLLARFIAPGPEPPLAVPYTLFKGEVAKDNVEAIYSQGETITGRFKAPVTYPPVRDGGGPEPGPEPAAPGLRGARPREEPRAVGSFQTVLPSFADPGLEAFLIEHGVEISAKPIQEGASPWATLLLSFGPALLFIGFYVWMFRRAAQHGGPGAGGLMGIGRSKARRYDQEHEAKVSFEDVAGIDEAENELVEIVDFLREPGKYTRLGGTAPKGVLLVGAPAPARRCSPRRSPGRRACRSSP from the coding sequence GTGCCGCCGCGCCGGACCTGGCTGTGGTTCGCGCTCATCCTGGGGGCAAACTTCCTGCTCGCACGATTCATCGCTCCAGGCCCCGAGCCACCGCTTGCGGTCCCCTACACCCTGTTCAAAGGCGAGGTCGCGAAGGACAACGTCGAGGCGATCTACAGCCAGGGCGAGACCATCACGGGCCGCTTCAAGGCGCCGGTCACCTACCCGCCCGTGCGCGACGGAGGCGGGCCGGAGCCCGGGCCGGAGCCAGCCGCCCCGGGTCTGCGCGGCGCGCGCCCCCGGGAAGAGCCCCGGGCGGTCGGCTCCTTCCAGACGGTGCTGCCGTCCTTCGCCGACCCCGGCCTGGAGGCCTTTCTCATCGAGCACGGGGTGGAGATCAGCGCCAAACCGATCCAGGAAGGCGCGAGCCCCTGGGCAACGCTTCTGCTCAGCTTCGGCCCGGCCCTGCTCTTCATCGGCTTCTACGTCTGGATGTTCCGGCGAGCGGCCCAGCACGGCGGCCCCGGGGCTGGGGGGCTCATGGGTATCGGCCGGAGCAAGGCGCGCCGCTACGACCAGGAGCACGAGGCGAAGGTCTCGTTCGAGGACGTCGCGGGGATCGACGAGGCCGAGAACGAGCTGGTCGAGATCGTGGACTTCCTCAGGGAGCCCGGGAAGTACACCCGCCTGGGCGGCACGGCTCCGAAGGGCGTGCTGCTGGTGGGCGCGCCGGCACCGGCAAGACGCTGCTCGCCAAGGCGGTCGCCGGGGAGGCGGGCGTGCCGTTCTTCTCCATGA
- a CDS encoding thiamine pyrophosphate-dependent enzyme encodes MDALKAAPGYEAILPPEYRELITDGPYGRGLGVKDLGTFQELIGEHPLCAGCNLTTSFRLLLASLPCPEETIVVTCAGCFGVIHPQIALHCTIAPFGTQNAFASGLRRALRVRFPDKRKDVITIAGDGAFADIGFAPSFHSWFRGERFASFMLDNECYANTGGQASGMTPRGVALNMAPRGKDFAKIPFTELAKAAGCAYVATVTPAKPRRLETAVRRAILVAREVGPTLVRIACVCETNYKMTPIEAYRKAQEHASQVDEHLTEDARRYLEAVEGKASAAPAHPQPTPPL; translated from the coding sequence ATGGATGCACTGAAAGCCGCACCCGGGTACGAGGCGATCCTTCCCCCCGAGTACCGGGAGCTGATCACCGACGGCCCCTACGGCCGCGGCCTGGGGGTGAAGGACCTGGGCACATTCCAGGAGCTGATCGGGGAGCACCCCCTGTGTGCGGGGTGCAACCTGACCACCTCGTTCCGGCTCCTCCTGGCCTCGCTGCCGTGCCCCGAGGAGACCATCGTGGTCACCTGCGCCGGGTGCTTCGGGGTGATCCACCCCCAAATCGCGCTCCACTGCACCATCGCCCCCTTCGGCACCCAGAACGCCTTCGCCTCGGGCCTGCGGCGGGCGCTCCGGGTGCGGTTTCCCGACAAACGCAAGGACGTCATCACCATCGCCGGCGACGGCGCGTTCGCCGACATCGGGTTCGCCCCGTCGTTCCACTCGTGGTTCCGGGGCGAGCGCTTCGCGTCGTTCATGCTCGACAACGAGTGCTACGCCAACACCGGGGGCCAGGCGAGCGGCATGACCCCCCGGGGGGTCGCCCTGAACATGGCGCCCCGGGGCAAGGACTTCGCCAAGATCCCGTTCACCGAGCTGGCCAAGGCCGCGGGCTGCGCTTACGTGGCTACGGTCACGCCGGCCAAGCCCCGGCGGCTCGAGACCGCGGTGCGCCGGGCGATCCTGGTGGCTCGGGAGGTCGGCCCCACCCTGGTGCGCATCGCCTGCGTCTGCGAGACCAACTACAAGATGACCCCCATCGAGGCCTACCGGAAGGCCCAGGAACATGCCTCCCAGGTCGACGAGCACCTGACCGAGGATGCCCGGCGCTACCTCGAAGCGGTCGAGGGCAAAGCGTCCGCCGCGCCCGCCCACCCCCAGCCCACCCCACCCCTGTGA
- a CDS encoding carbon monoxide dehydrogenase beta subunit family protein, with amino-acid sequence MNATPIPYRVRPGPEAYLAPAAATRGIVLPEPGEGLIEGLAVPEAEALDAIAAQLVAARRPTLFPGPLVLWASAPKGLAKAAALLELVAAVPGMRMIPMPDYRPKYPRIHPDREINPNHPNLTIWHNEIDVCLFAGVHCHYANIALKIIRAGSSCYTIALCGERGHEDAMITLRDADAAVIGRLTEAVARAQRGAVHG; translated from the coding sequence GTGAACGCGACACCGATACCCTACCGGGTCCGCCCCGGGCCGGAAGCGTACCTCGCGCCCGCGGCCGCCACGCGGGGCATCGTGCTCCCGGAACCGGGAGAGGGCCTGATCGAGGGCCTCGCCGTGCCCGAGGCCGAGGCTCTCGACGCCATCGCCGCCCAGCTCGTGGCGGCCCGCCGTCCCACCCTGTTCCCCGGGCCCCTGGTTCTGTGGGCTAGCGCCCCCAAGGGGTTGGCCAAGGCCGCGGCGCTGCTGGAGCTGGTGGCGGCGGTGCCGGGCATGCGCATGATCCCCATGCCCGACTACCGGCCCAAGTACCCGCGGATCCACCCGGACCGGGAGATCAACCCCAACCACCCCAACCTCACCATCTGGCACAACGAGATCGACGTGTGCCTGTTTGCCGGGGTCCACTGCCACTACGCCAACATCGCCCTCAAGATCATCCGGGCTGGCAGCTCCTGCTACACCATCGCCCTGTGCGGCGAGCGCGGCCACGAGGACGCCATGATCACCCTGCGGGACGCGGATGCGGCCGTAATCGGGCGGCTCACCGAGGCGGTGGCACGGGCCCAGAGAGGAGCCGTCCATGGCTGA
- a CDS encoding 2-oxoacid:acceptor oxidoreductase family protein, whose amino-acid sequence MTSPISIRMSGLGGQGVVTAAHIVGSAAVLDGRNAVVNPFFGAEKRLAPAESYVRIADGEIWDTGEVLYPHVILIFHPDVILKGKSYTMPFFSGLRKNGVIVVNAEGAIDLPEAERREISALGATVRFLPAIGLARDVGGTELAANMAMIGGLIGATGVVSLASVEAALAERFGGTRKFVASGPTAALDDELRKQYDKTEKLIAANMAVLRAAAARVAR is encoded by the coding sequence ATGACCAGCCCCATCTCCATTCGCATGTCCGGCCTGGGCGGCCAGGGCGTGGTGACCGCGGCCCACATCGTGGGGAGCGCCGCCGTGCTGGACGGCCGAAACGCCGTCGTCAACCCGTTCTTCGGCGCCGAAAAGCGCCTGGCGCCGGCCGAGAGCTACGTGCGCATCGCGGACGGCGAGATCTGGGACACCGGCGAAGTCCTGTACCCCCACGTCATCCTGATCTTCCACCCCGACGTGATCCTGAAGGGCAAGTCCTACACCATGCCGTTCTTCTCGGGGCTGCGGAAGAACGGGGTGATCGTCGTCAACGCCGAGGGGGCGATCGATCTGCCCGAGGCCGAACGGCGGGAGATCTCGGCCCTGGGGGCCACGGTGCGGTTCCTGCCAGCCATCGGCCTGGCCCGGGACGTGGGGGGCACCGAGCTCGCCGCCAACATGGCCATGATCGGCGGGCTCATCGGCGCCACCGGGGTGGTGTCCCTGGCATCGGTCGAGGCAGCCCTGGCCGAGCGCTTCGGAGGCACCCGGAAGTTCGTCGCCTCGGGGCCCACCGCGGCCCTCGACGACGAGCTCCGCAAACAGTACGACAAGACCGAGAAGCTCATCGCCGCCAACATGGCGGTGCTGCGCGCCGCGGCCGCCCGCGTGGCCCGGTAG
- a CDS encoding 4Fe-4S dicluster-binding protein — MYVTASVDDERCNGCRLCILACPEPNTIVHFPAPQKVRVVAARCKGCGLCVEHCPRGCVSLERPPAAAGA, encoded by the coding sequence ATGTACGTGACCGCCTCGGTCGACGACGAACGCTGCAACGGGTGCCGGCTCTGCATCCTGGCCTGCCCCGAGCCCAACACGATCGTTCATTTCCCCGCGCCCCAAAAGGTCCGGGTGGTCGCCGCCCGGTGCAAGGGCTGCGGCCTGTGCGTGGAGCACTGTCCCCGGGGGTGCGTCAGCCTGGAGCGCCCGCCCGCGGCCGCCGGCGCCTGA
- a CDS encoding transketolase C-terminal domain-containing protein — protein MAERTAVSPEHLLFEAPREKHYLIGNEALAEAVKRAGVDVVVVYPITPQSEVSHLCGDLWAGGFIGDYYRGEDELHVMVSAMGAAAGGTRVFTATSGPGTLRGMEAIACWSGYRLPLVCAFMGRGVGTPANIQPDSVELAYLLETGMLIFHAEHAQDLFDMTLQAYAIAEQPEVHVPVAVFVDGFFVTHSRETVELPPDHLVLHPYDPAVAPVPAMDMEAVPVRMARDCLVIKSNFISYDANASWQQEVWAAHQRARKHIDRLMGGLVEAVHPRAEILLVASGSAAAQARAAMEAARAEGLDVGLLKLRSIRPFPEAEIAALTEGAKAILIPEYNLNGWLAREVLSRIDRHSRVFAGPRVFAGMTMAPELILDEIRRLAPARP, from the coding sequence ATGGCTGAGCGCACGGCGGTGAGCCCGGAGCACCTGCTCTTCGAGGCGCCCCGGGAGAAGCACTACCTGATCGGCAACGAGGCCCTGGCCGAGGCGGTCAAGCGGGCGGGAGTGGACGTGGTGGTGGTCTACCCCATCACCCCCCAGAGCGAGGTGAGCCACTTGTGCGGCGACCTCTGGGCCGGCGGCTTCATCGGCGACTACTACCGGGGCGAGGACGAGCTCCACGTCATGGTCTCGGCCATGGGGGCGGCGGCGGGGGGCACCCGGGTGTTCACCGCCACCAGCGGCCCCGGCACCCTGCGGGGCATGGAGGCCATCGCCTGCTGGTCCGGGTACCGGCTGCCGCTGGTGTGCGCCTTCATGGGCCGGGGCGTGGGCACCCCGGCCAACATCCAGCCCGACTCGGTGGAGCTCGCCTACCTGCTCGAGACCGGCATGCTGATCTTCCACGCCGAGCACGCCCAGGATCTGTTCGACATGACCCTGCAGGCCTACGCCATCGCCGAGCAGCCCGAGGTCCACGTGCCCGTGGCCGTGTTCGTCGACGGCTTCTTCGTCACCCACAGCCGGGAGACCGTGGAGCTGCCCCCCGACCACCTAGTGCTCCACCCCTACGACCCGGCCGTAGCGCCGGTGCCGGCCATGGACATGGAGGCGGTGCCGGTGCGCATGGCCCGGGACTGCCTGGTCATCAAGAGCAACTTCATCAGCTACGACGCCAACGCGAGCTGGCAGCAAGAGGTGTGGGCGGCCCACCAGCGGGCGCGCAAGCACATCGACCGGCTGATGGGGGGGCTGGTGGAGGCCGTTCACCCCAGGGCCGAGATCCTGCTGGTGGCGTCGGGCTCGGCCGCCGCCCAGGCCCGGGCGGCGATGGAGGCGGCGCGGGCCGAGGGGCTGGACGTGGGGCTCCTCAAGCTCCGCTCGATCCGTCCCTTTCCCGAGGCCGAGATCGCGGCCCTCACCGAGGGCGCCAAGGCCATCCTGATTCCCGAGTACAACCTCAACGGCTGGCTCGCGCGGGAGGTGTTGTCGCGGATCGACCGGCACTCCCGGGTGTTCGCCGGCCCCCGGGTGTTCGCGGGCATGACCATGGCGCCGGAGCTCATCTTGGACGAGATCCGCCGGCTCGCCCCGGCGCGGCCCTAG
- a CDS encoding magnesium transporter CorA family protein has product MTHYEFQGDRLAEASERPGTVWVAVAPDDRDQALLKERFGLDDYDLGSMLDPDEVPRFVQEKDRMLLIWRLPETATVAESVELGVSVAGLALARDGLALVRAAGDVSFAGREFRQVADPRDVLLAYLLRTVRHFVGHLRAIKQMSSELEKKVTVSMENQHLLQMFSLSRSLVYYVDAIEGNGAALAKLRSAAGQHGFQARHLEALDDLLLENSQAARQAAIFSSVLSGLMDARGTIVNNNMNVLLKNLTLINIVFLPLNLIASIGGMSEWTMMTQGLDWRLSYGLFCLGLVALGGATWVLMKKTVDRRPGGRVAVGRAPPPPA; this is encoded by the coding sequence GTGACGCACTACGAGTTCCAGGGCGATCGGCTGGCCGAGGCCTCGGAGCGCCCCGGGACGGTCTGGGTCGCGGTCGCGCCGGACGATCGCGACCAGGCCCTCCTCAAAGAGCGCTTCGGCCTCGACGACTACGACCTGGGCTCCATGCTCGACCCGGATGAAGTGCCGAGGTTCGTGCAGGAAAAGGACCGGATGCTGCTGATCTGGAGGCTGCCCGAGACGGCGACGGTGGCCGAGTCCGTCGAGCTCGGGGTGAGCGTGGCGGGCCTGGCGCTTGCCCGCGATGGCCTCGCCCTCGTGCGCGCCGCAGGCGACGTGTCCTTCGCGGGGCGGGAGTTCCGCCAGGTTGCCGACCCCAGAGACGTGCTGCTGGCGTACCTCCTCCGGACCGTGCGCCACTTCGTCGGGCACCTGAGAGCCATCAAGCAGATGAGCTCCGAGCTCGAGAAGAAGGTCACGGTGTCCATGGAGAACCAGCACCTGCTCCAGATGTTCTCCTTGAGCCGAAGCCTCGTCTACTACGTCGACGCCATCGAGGGCAACGGCGCTGCCCTGGCCAAGCTGCGCAGTGCCGCCGGCCAGCACGGTTTCCAGGCCCGGCACCTCGAGGCCCTCGACGACCTCTTGCTCGAAAACAGCCAGGCAGCCAGGCAGGCCGCGATCTTCAGCTCGGTTCTCAGCGGCCTGATGGACGCCCGGGGGACGATCGTGAACAACAACATGAACGTGCTGCTCAAGAACCTCACGCTCATCAACATCGTGTTTCTCCCGCTCAACCTCATCGCCAGCATCGGAGGCATGTCCGAATGGACCATGATGACGCAAGGGCTCGACTGGAGGCTCTCGTACGGCCTCTTCTGTCTCGGCTTGGTGGCCCTCGGTGGGGCCACCTGGGTGCTCATGAAGAAGACCGTGGACCGGCGCCCCGGGGGGCGCGTTGCCGTGGGCCGCGCCCCGCCGCCCCCGGCGTAG
- a CDS encoding 4Fe-4S dicluster-binding protein, with product MYYTARLKVQNECNGCRGCILACPEGNAIRLVRRGPKDAVVQVVEERCKGCELCIELCPREALETVLR from the coding sequence ATGTACTACACCGCGAGACTGAAGGTGCAAAACGAGTGCAACGGCTGCCGGGGGTGCATCCTCGCCTGTCCCGAGGGCAACGCCATCCGGCTGGTGCGCCGGGGCCCCAAGGACGCCGTGGTCCAGGTGGTGGAGGAACGCTGCAAGGGCTGCGAGCTATGCATCGAGCTCTGCCCCCGCGAGGCCCTGGAAACGGTGCTGCGGTAG